The Labeo rohita strain BAU-BD-2019 chromosome 19, IGBB_LRoh.1.0, whole genome shotgun sequence genome window below encodes:
- the pithd1 gene encoding PITH domain-containing protein 1 — protein MSGHGHGHGGGHGHGCCECEHEPAERGVEYELYRRIDIEKLQCLNESRDGDGKLVFKPWDQRTDREKFVESDADEELLFNIPFTGSVKLKGIIISGEDDESHPAEMRLYKNIPQMSFDDTSREPEQAFRLNRDPLAELEYPTKIARFSNVQHLSIHISRNFGAESTRVFYIGLRGEYTEARRHEVTICNYEAAANPADHKVETITPQTQFIS, from the exons ATGTCTGGACACGGTCACGGCCACGGCGGTGGACACGGTCACGGCTGCTGTGAATGCGAACACGAGCCAGCGGAGCGAGGAGTGGAATATGAACTGTACAGACGCATTGATATCGAGAAGCTTCAGTGTTTGAACGAGAGCCGAGACGGAGACGGTAAACTGGTGTTCAAGCCTTGGGATCAACGCACTGACAGAGAGAAG tttgttgAAAGCGATGCTGACGAGGAGCTTCTGTTCAACATACC GTTTACAGGTAGCGTGAAGCTCAAAGGAATCATTATTTCTGGAGAAGATGATGAGTCACACCCAGCTGAAATGAGACT GTACAAGAACATCCCCCAAATGTCATTTGATGATACAAGCAGAGAGCCAGAGCAAGCGTTTCGTCTAAACAGGGATCCACTTGCTGAGCTTGAGTATCCAACCAA GATTGCGAGATTCTCCAACGTGCAGCACTTATCAATCCACATATCTCGAAACTTTGGGGCAGAATCCACTCGTGTCTTTTACATTGGTCTGCGGGGAGAGTACACGGAG GCTCGTAGGCACGAGGTCACAATCTGCAACTATGAAGCAGCAGCCAACCCAGCAGATCACAAAGTGGAGACCATTACACCCCAGACACAGTTCATATCATGA
- the eloa gene encoding elongin-A, with protein MAEEILEAVEKLQLRLSENQEPRKLLKTLKRLGELPITVDILVETGIGKTVNSLRKHEFAGEAAKNLVARWKKLVPERSADRPSVKEGRSHSRINESGGHKRVRERSPEEPPFMEEEQHEEMGYRHGYSPSPPQHYSSQYRHSSAREYQSDEYESPPEEEPEPEPEPSPPRNDIRHSKPHKEPVREHNSQDIREQERRKNRPTGVSSSEERPHRADREQQSGSSHKSKHNRHSSPHESKREKKAGSDGKSRERREVPEPVDEDEEPYETPTMSFESFLTYDAPTPSKKKKKQSSRPSQSPASLPSSSSKSGKANGTSSKHSKPSSSAMTTPVVPEKRRKVVDIVPTLPDIPLPAIQPNYRPLPSIDLTPLSPQRRKVPLSNEEEDGGYAGRRLNSKMVVYSGSKTAYLPKMMSLYEQCIRVLQNNIDSIDEVGGVPFEILEPVLERCTPEQLCRIEQCNPYFTEDSDDLWMKHCQRDFKHVPRQEYESWRELYLRLHEEREERLRKLTENITSAHANKPKGRQVKMAYVNSVAKPPRDVRRRQEKFGTKNGSTSTSAAPPSTKIRPATNYSALMRPSDGGQSSFSSPPESSSRLSAPSSAAGHSAREKPQVKKVAPMMAKTIKAFKNRFSRR; from the exons ATGGCGGAGGAGATATTGGAAGCAGTCGAGAAGTTGCAGTTAAGGCTCTCAGAGAATCAAGAGCCTCGCAAG CTGCTGAAAACTCTCAAAAGGCTGGGGGAGCTTCCTATAACAGTAGACATCCTGGTG GAAACGGGCATTGGAAAGACTGTGAATTCTCTGCGCAAACATGAATTTGCTGGAGAGGCAGCAAAGAACCTTGTGGCCAGGTGGAAAAAGCTGGTGCCAGAGAGATCAGCAGACAG ACCAAGTGTAAAGGAGGGGCGTTCCCACTCACGCATTAATGAGTCTGGAGGGCACAAACGAGTCCGGGAGCGGTCTCCAGAAGAGCCACCATTTATGGAGGAGGAACAACACGAAGAGATGGGATACCGACATGGCTACTCCCCCTCCCCTCCACAGCACTACAGCTCACAGTACAGGCACAGCAGTGCAAGAGAGTATCAGTCAGATGAATATGAAAGCCCTCCAGAAGAGGAGCCTGAGCCAGAGCCAGAGCCCAGTCCCCCGCGCAATGACATTAGACACAGCAAGCCACACAAAGAGCCAGTCAGAGAGCACAATTCCCAAGACATTCGGGAACAGGAGAGACGGAAGAATCGTCCCACGGGTGTCAGCAGCAGCGAGGAGAGGCCGCATAGAGCTGACAGAGAGCAACAGAGTGGGTCGAGTCACAAATCTAAACACAATCGACATTCAAGCCCACACGAGAGCAAAAGGGAAAAGAAAGCAGGAAGTGATG GAAAATCAAGGGAGAGGAGGGAAGTTCCAGAGCCAGTGGATGAAGATGAGGAGCCTTATGAGACTCCAACTATGTCTTTCGAATCCTTTCTCACATACGACGCTCCGACCCCAagcaaaaagaagaaaaagcagTCCTCGCGACCCTCTCAGTCTCCTGCCTCGcttccttcttcttcttccaagTCTGGCAAAGCCAATGGGACCAGTAGTAAACACTCAAAGCCATCCTCTTCCGCAATGACCACGCCTGTTGTTCCAGAGAAGCGCAGAAAG GTAGTGGATATAGTTCCCACACTGCCTGATATCCCTTTGCCAGCCATCCAGCCCAACTACAGACCACTGCCCTCCATTGATCTTACACCACTGTCCCCCCAGAGACGCAAAG tCCCACTTTCAAATGAGGAAGAGGATGGTGGCTATGCAGGGCGACGACTGAACTCCAAAATGGTGGTGTATTCTGGGTCCAAGACTGCGTATTTGCCGAAAATGATGTCTCTCTATGAACAGTGCATCAGAGTCCTACAGAACAATATAGACT CAATTGATGAAGTGGGTGGAGTGCCGTTCGAGATTCTGGAACCGGTTCTGGAGAGATGCACTCCTGAGCAGCTTTGCCGGATTGAGCAGTGCAATCCA TATTTCACAGAAGATTCAGATGATCTGTGGATGAAACACTGCCAGCGGGATTTTAAACATGTACCTCGACAAGAGTATGAATCCTGGAGGGAGCTGTATCTCCGGCTCCATGAAGAAAGGGAAGAGCGCCTGCGCAAGCTCACGGAGAACATCACATCTGCCCATGCAAACAAACCTAAAG GGCGGCAGGTTAAAATGGCATATGTCAACTCTGTTGCTAAGCCTCCACGAGATGTCCGCCGCAGACAGGAGAAGTTTGGCACTAAAAATGGTTCTACCAGCACAAGTGCTGCTCCCCCATCTACCAA GATCAGACCAGCAACGAACTACAGCGCACTCATGAGACCCAGTGATGGCGGTCAGTCTTCTTTTAGTAGTCCCCCTGAGTCCTCCTCACGCCTCTCTGCTCCCAGCAGTGCTGCTGGTCACAGTGCCAGAGAAAAGCCACAGGTCAAAA AAGTTGCTCCGATGATGGCTAAGACTATCAAAGCATTCAAGAACAGATTTTCCCGGCGATAA